The following proteins are co-located in the Arctopsyche grandis isolate Sample6627 chromosome 3, ASM5162203v2, whole genome shotgun sequence genome:
- the LOC143923238 gene encoding uncharacterized protein LOC143923238 produces MAFKVFYISILFFTLYGLASSETNCGESYCFELAPAEIIQGIWSSPTRLPTVMGELRDTITGLLYTADDDELAYMTVLSLWANDRLMGFEPEIPQSYIYAQMINETVAKLEGKIDRESQSTFTGFRDLCIGATDNSVDIGLRAAGCPSKKSKVNYPEMKFSISKKTVNKCFENVKDFIPERLQNVIKRLLSSKNGHEKVVGLGAIASATGSSFDFFSKIQSSPTFIKMIQLKACNRQIPAECCATRENLLKSYAKKLNSASKKAIDDIINNR; encoded by the exons ATGGCATTCAAAGTGTTTTATATATCT attttatttttcactttgtATGGATTAGCATCGAGTGAGACTAACTGTGGAGAGTCGTATTGTTTCGAGCTCGCTCCAGC tgAAATTATACAAGGCATATGGAGTTCTCCAACGAGACTACCTACGGTAATGGGTGAATTAAGGGACACTATAACAGGCTTGTTATATACCGCAGATGACGACGAACTTGCATATATGACAGTACTTTCTCTGTGGGCAAATGACAGATTGATGGGATTCGAGCCTGAGATTCCGCAATCTTATATTTATGCTCAA atgatAAATGAAACAGTTGCGAAACTAGAAGGAAAAATCGATCGAGAATCCCAATCAACTTTTACCGGTTTTCGTGATTTATGCATCGGTGCTACTGACAATAGTGTCGATATCGGTTTGAGAGCTGCTGGTTGTccatcaaaaaaatcaaaagttaat TATCCAGAAATGAAGTTCTCAATTAGTAAAAAAACAGTCAACAAATGCTTTGAAAACGTTAAAGATTTTATACCGGAAAGACTTCAAAATGTAATCAAGCGATTATTAAGTTCTAAAAATGGCCACGAAAAAGTTGTTGGACTTGGGGCAATCGCATCCGCCACGGGATCTAGCTTTGATTTCTTTTCAAAAATACAAAGCAGTCCTACGTTCATCAAG atGATTCAATTGAAGGCTTGTAATAGACAAATACCCGCAGAGTGCTGCGCAACACGTGAAAATCTGCTAAAATCATACGCCAAAAAATTGAACTCGGCCTCAAAAAAAGCGATAGACGACATAATAAATAATCGTTAA